CTCCTTGAGGGGTGTTTCTGAAGCAGCACAGAGAGCGCGGAACCAGAACCACCTCTCAAGCCTCCGGAACCTTCGGAACCCAGTGTCATGACAACGTTACACATCCAACTCCTTTACGGTTCGAACATACGGTCCTCGCAGATCTCCAACGCCACCTTGGATGCTCCTCCCATGACTTCTACGTTGGTGTCGATCCAGGGAACAATGTTCCCGGGCATGTAGGAGGAGCAGTTGGCCATTCCCATGATGTCCACAGGCCGGAGGACCCGGTCCCACATGTTGAACTGGCTCAGCTCGCCAACGAAGGCCTGGGTGGCGTCGAAACGACCCCCCACCATGTCCTGTACAGGGAGAGGGACTGTGTTTAAAATCCCATCAGTGTACAGAAACGTCATAGCCTGGGTGATTCATCGTTTCTGCGTTCAACAAGAATTCAAAGACATCAATAATTTTGCCAAAGCCGGAACAGAAcgacaattcaaataaattgtaTAGTACGTCTGATAGATGAGACAGTTCTATTGCTCTGCTATTGGtttcctctgtgtgtctgtcatttCACTCTACAATTGCAATTTTATCCATGAAAGACACACTACATGCACTGTAGCTTTCCACATAGACTAGCAGCACACGTGCTGCATAAAGTAGTCCACCCAATGAGACCCAACAGCTACGTTACATTACTGGGTCCCTATGGGAACGATCTTAATAGTCAGTGTTCTGTAC
The genomic region above belongs to Salvelinus sp. IW2-2015 unplaced genomic scaffold, ASM291031v2 Un_scaffold5817, whole genome shotgun sequence and contains:
- the LOC112078535 gene encoding neuronal pentraxin-2 — translated: MVGGRFDATQAFVGELSQFNMWDRVLRPVDIMGMANCSSYMPGNIVPWIDTNVEVMGGASKVALEICEDRMFEP